From one bacterium genomic stretch:
- a CDS encoding type II secretion system protein, producing MKKKMGFTLIELLVVVAIISILAALILPALEKAKEKAQRAVCMSNLKQLYIALSLYANDYDGYFPIALENQYNRIRTSRSMMLLLGIYVSGPAGTSPPSGPPTGPRYVTNPELFICPASRDKVSKTGYLVYPYCSYAYAPNLNTKKLKVPAGAIEIGTGKTDTLSSNNWAIMSDKKYVDDNGSFEWYRGFGSYWEYRFQLVELCNHKTYGINVLYINGDVQWIPAFQWLGPTGWTKSVSQGGNYYINGKWYIPSEKIPNINYSMGGSQPYWYTSNTGSSYVHPDQQIYLRGPESTGNF from the coding sequence ATGAAGAAAAAAATGGGATTTACTTTGATAGAACTGCTGGTTGTAGTTGCTATTATTTCTATTCTGGCAGCATTAATATTACCTGCATTAGAAAAGGCAAAAGAAAAGGCGCAGAGGGCTGTATGCATGTCAAATTTAAAACAATTGTATATTGCTCTTTCCCTTTATGCAAATGATTATGATGGTTATTTTCCCATAGCATTAGAAAATCAGTATAATAGAATAAGGACATCCCGTTCAATGATGTTACTTCTTGGTATTTATGTTTCAGGACCTGCTGGCACTTCTCCTCCATCAGGACCACCTACAGGACCAAGATATGTAACAAATCCTGAATTGTTTATATGTCCTGCTTCAAGGGATAAAGTTTCAAAAACAGGATATCTTGTATATCCTTACTGCTCATATGCATATGCACCAAATTTAAACACTAAAAAACTTAAAGTTCCTGCTGGGGCAATAGAAATAGGAACAGGAAAAACAGATACCCTGTCTTCAAACAACTGGGCAATTATGTCTGATAAAAAGTATGTAGATGATAATGGCTCTTTTGAATGGTATAGAGGATTTGGTTCTTATTGGGAATACAGATTTCAACTTGTGGAACTTTGCAATCACAAAACTTATGGAATAAATGTTCTTTACATAAATGGAGATGTTCAATGGATACCTGCTTTTCAGTGGCTTGGTCCAACTGGATGGACAAAATCTGTGTCACAGGGTGGAAATTACTATATAAATGGAAAATGGTATATTCCTTCTGAAAAAATACCGAATATCAACTATTCAATGGGAGGAAGTCAACCTTACTGGTACACAAGTAATACAGGAAGTAGTTATGTTCATCCAGACCAGCAGATTTATTTAAGAGGACCTGAAAGTACCGGTAATTTTTAA
- a CDS encoding GntR family transcriptional regulator, giving the protein MKNGMPDYLIIEKELREKIEKGEYKSGERIPTEVQLCEKYKVSRITLRKALSILEAEGYIYRITGKGTFVIPSEKRDEAKIIKERQKEIKKLNKGVAILVPCITFTIFSGIVRGAEDYLREENYHLLLGNYDNNPEKEREYMEMFTERGIEGFIVSANYFSNQNSYYEELIKKNIPFVFADTPLEKFKADLIATNNIKGAYLGTKYLISRGCKKIAFLSALMILYSSERRFMGFRKAMEEGGLKPDEKIIKHGYATEEFGYDSIKEIMKKEKIDGIFSANEPITVGIVKALKDMNISKDDIKIVSFDQPVLPNGTDYDVKLIKQPRYEIGKISAKILLERIKEKKKGINSIYKEILLEPIIE; this is encoded by the coding sequence ATGAAAAATGGGATGCCTGATTATTTAATAATAGAAAAAGAATTAAGAGAAAAAATAGAAAAGGGGGAATACAAATCAGGAGAAAGGATTCCTACCGAAGTCCAACTCTGTGAAAAATATAAAGTTAGCAGAATTACATTAAGGAAAGCACTTTCTATCCTTGAAGCAGAGGGTTATATATATAGAATTACTGGTAAAGGGACTTTTGTTATTCCTTCTGAAAAAAGGGATGAAGCAAAAATCATAAAGGAAAGACAGAAAGAAATAAAAAAATTGAATAAAGGAGTTGCTATTCTTGTTCCTTGTATAACATTTACTATTTTTTCTGGAATTGTAAGAGGAGCTGAGGATTACTTAAGAGAAGAAAATTATCATTTACTTCTTGGGAATTACGATAATAATCCAGAAAAGGAAAGAGAATATATGGAAATGTTTACAGAAAGAGGCATTGAGGGTTTCATAGTTTCTGCAAATTATTTTTCTAATCAAAATTCTTATTATGAGGAATTGATAAAAAAGAATATACCTTTTGTATTTGCTGATACCCCCCTTGAAAAATTTAAAGCAGACCTTATTGCAACAAATAATATAAAAGGTGCGTATCTTGGAACAAAATATTTGATTTCACGCGGCTGTAAAAAAATTGCATTTCTGAGTGCTTTAATGATACTTTACAGTTCTGAAAGAAGATTTATGGGATTTAGAAAAGCAATGGAAGAAGGTGGTCTTAAACCTGATGAAAAAATAATAAAACATGGATATGCAACAGAAGAATTTGGTTATGATTCAATAAAAGAAATTATGAAAAAAGAAAAAATTGATGGTATTTTTTCTGCGAATGAACCAATAACTGTTGGAATTGTCAAGGCACTGAAAGATATGAATATAAGTAAAGATGATATAAAAATTGTATCTTTTGACCAGCCAGTTCTTCCAAATGGAACAGACTATGATGTAAAACTTATAAAACAGCCAAGATATGAAATAGGAAAGATATCTGCAAAAATACTACTTGAAAGGATAAAAGAAAAGAAAAAAGGGATAAATTCAATTTATAAAGAAATACTTTTAGAACCAATAATAGAATAA